Within the Desulfuromonadales bacterium genome, the region GCCTGCCAGCCGCTGGGCGCCGAGCTCGCCGCCCACGGCTTCGAGGGGAGCCTCCCCTTCGTCCACGGCTCGCAGGGGTGCGCCTCCTACTACCGCAGCACCTTCAACCGCCACTTCCGTGAGCCGGCGCCGGCGGTCTCCGACGCCATGACCGAGGACGGCGCGGTCTTCGGCGGCCAGAACAACCTGCACGAGGCCCTGGAGAACGCCTACACCATCTACAAGCCGAAGATCATGCCGATCTTCACCTCCTGCATGCCGGAGATCATCGGCGACGACCTGACCGCCTTCATCAAGAATGCCCGGGCCAAGGGGTGCATCCCCCAGGATTTCCCGGCACCCTACGCCAACACCCCGAGCTTCAACGGCTCGCACATCCACGGCTACGACGCCATGCTCCTCTCCATCCTCCAGACCCTCACCGAGGGGAAGCAGGTGGAGGGGCGCTGCACCGGCAAGCTCAACCTGATCGCCGGCTTTGACGCCAACACCGGCAACTACCGGGAGTACAAGCGGATTCTGGAGGCCTTCGGCATCCCCTACACCTTCCTGGCCGACATCTCCGAGACCTTCGACTCGCCGCTGGACGGCCACTACAAGATCTACCCCGGCGGCACCAGGCTGGACGAGGCGGCCGATTCCATCAACGGCAAGGCGACCATCACCCTCGGTCCCTACGCTACCGCCAAGACCTTCACCTGGGTCAAGGACAACTATGCCGGCAAGCACGTCTCCATGCCGACCCCCTTCGGCATCGAGAAGACCG harbors:
- the nifK gene encoding nitrogenase molybdenum-iron protein subunit beta produces the protein ACQPLGAELAAHGFEGSLPFVHGSQGCASYYRSTFNRHFREPAPAVSDAMTEDGAVFGGQNNLHEALENAYTIYKPKIMPIFTSCMPEIIGDDLTAFIKNARAKGCIPQDFPAPYANTPSFNGSHIHGYDAMLLSILQTLTEGKQVEGRCTGKLNLIAGFDANTGNYREYKRILEAFGIPYTFLADISETFDSPLDGHYKIYPGGTRLDEAADSINGKATITLGPYATAKTFTWVKDNYAGKHVSMPTPFGIEKTDAFIMKVAELFGKPVPESLKAERGRAVDLMTDAHQYIHGKKFAVYGDPDYLIGYVSFLLEMGAVPYHILCSKGTKKLEKEIQALLDASMYGKDCKIYINKDLWHLRSLLMTDPVDAIIGDTHGKFAARDAKIPLFRFGFPIFDRVNLHRVPLIGYQGVINMLSTICNKFIDIVDETCEDRQFEMMR